ttgagactccccagtatgtacaTAACCTAAATTGCTTCAATGAGTAATATGACAAGACTAcgaaatcgaattcgaattatgattatAGTGTTGCAACATATActaactttcgcaaagttatAAATTACTTAAAactcttgaagagcttatatgagacatatcaatacataaagatattgatatttatggctaggtatgccatggtgatttttcctatgttttaaactatacaaagaTAAATgtatcaatttctttatattgtctagctttgttagtattgctttaactttgcaggtatgaaaatttgtgatgagcccctatatgcaaagcacacatggtcgcacctcagtgatagacacatcaaaccactatacatagtacatgtagcttatcacATACATAAttgaggcttgcaacaatcatgGGAAAATtttcatcagggggagcatccggaagtatgctacctaggacatatgcgggttgtgctctttttgtccttcgaccagggttatttttgtcccattgggtttttgttacctggtaaGGTTTTTAACGGGGCAACAATAAACTCgtccaataccatcattcattggtggacatccaagggggagtgttgtaaatattattatctatgtgactgtccacgtaaatactcattagttatgtgcTTTGATGtgaaccctacctctatataaatgaggataatgagactgaatgagaacacttctacttcctccaaactattttctctccatcttctctctattTTATAACACAATATAAATTGTTTTCCGATCATTATTTTGtcgattcttcttctttataTTTGTTGTCATTTCTTGTATTTTGTAATCTTTAACATTCTACTTAATTAAAGTGCCCAAGAATCCTTAGGTATGGCTGCAAGAGAATGAGGGAGAAGAGAAGGTgcagattttatttaattttttattttctttttcatattgtTCATTTTCTTAGAAGGGCAAAGTTGGATTtaaaaacttccaaaaattgTTGGAGGCCCAAATAACATTTTAAGAAGTATGAATAGAACTTCCCGATGAAAAAAAGTAACaaagtaaaatacaaaagtgATTCACTAGTCTACCATAAAGTAAAGTTGGTATAGAAGACTACTTAAAGATCGACACTATTATAAAACAATGTTGCTGGTCAAATTCTCTCTTTGTATTCAAAGGCATCAGTACTGCTTAACTCTAATTTTGCATGAGATTGCCAGTGAGAGGTTTCAATGCCCTTCAACTTATTTTGTTAGTTGCCATGTCATATACCCACAAACGCAGTCTCACAGTGATTTTTTTGTCTTTGCTATTGAGCCATCAACAGAAAAATGGAGATAGCAGTACACAAAATCCCATTAAACTTGATAAATTACTTATTAAAAAGGATTCCATCTATTAACAATCACACACATATGCAACCACTACTCCATCAACTAGCCAGCGGGCTTAGCCTGCTTCTTGAGAGTGTTGGGCACAATCTCCGATGGCAGGTTGAGGTAGTTCCTCAAGAACTCAATGCCATCATTGATGAGGTACCAGTAATGGTGCATCCAGGTGAAGGTCTCCCTCACATACTCCTTGGACTTGAAGCTCTGCATCAGCTTAATCACATGCAGATTCTGCACATTGATCTCTGGATGCTTCAGCATGTTGTAGTCCTTCTTCGCATAGCACACTCCCTCTTGGAAGAGGTATTGGAGATCTCGAGGTGGTTCTTCTCTGAAATGATCATGGTTGTGGTGGAGAGTCGGTGGCAAAAGATAGAAAGCTTGGTGTGCTAAACTCTTATCGCCTGTGCTCTTATGTAAACCCTAAAACtttcaaaaaaattttaaaacccATTCTCCCATCATGCATGTATGACAAGAATGAGGTGGAACATTTCCCAACTTTGTGTATATTGGAGATTGCAACTTTGTGGGCTAGTAATCTTGTGGCTGAAGTGGATGCGGAACATCTCGCAGCTTTGTGTATATTGGTGACTGCAGTATGGAGGGGCGGTACTCTTGTGGCTGAAGTGGATGGGGAACATCTTGCAGCTTTGTGTATATTGGTGACTGCAGTATGGAGGGGCGATACTCTTGTGGCTGAAGCAGCTTTGTGTATATTGGTGACTGCAGTATGGAGGGGTGGTACTCTTGTGGCTGAAGTGGATGCGGAACATCTCGCAACTTTGTGTATATTGGTGACTGCAGTATGGAGAGGCGGTACTCTTGTGGCTGAAGTGGATGTGGAACATCCCGCAGCTTTGTGTATATTGGTGACTGCAGTATGGAGGGACAGTACTCTTATGGCTAATGTGGACCAAAGAGTGAATCCAGATTTTGTTCTGGCAGATCACGTAGCTGAATTAACAATCACAAAAAAGCAAGCATTAGTTCATACTTTTATGCGCATATTGACTTGGTATAAGAAGATGTTCAAAGAGGATGTGATTTCACATTTCATCTACAACTTCATTTCTAACATAAACTAAATGTAATTAGCAGGCTCATTATATCATCAGTGGTTGCAAAGATATTCTTGTAACATAAGAATCAGCAATTTCTCTTTCTACTGTCTTGTGACCTAAGTTTTGCTATAGTTCTTGGATTTATAGCCAAAATGTTAGACAACAGCAGCAGCATGTTCAATCTCACCTTTGGAAACACATCATACACagtctcatcttcatcacaggTTGAAACTTCATTCCCATCTAATAGATAAGAATAACTATCTCCAAATGGTGATTGCAACTCATTACAATCATCATTAGTGACATTGGTTTGCAGAACAGCTTCCAGCTCTTGGGACACCGGTGACTGCAGTGCTGAGGAGCAGCAGTCATCCAGAGGCTGAGGTTGATGGAATAGCAACTTCTCATTTCCCTGTGCCCGAGTATAAAATCAGGATCCAAAATTATAAGCAAGCAAGATCTTAATTTTGATATACTTCTCATGCTCCATATATCAACACAACAAACAACATCTTTGTTATTACCTCTTGATTCATTTCGGACACACTCGTGCTTCTGGCTTCTCCTTCGTTACTGACCGGAGAATCCTTCTTATCTGATCTAATCTTCAAGAGACAGATAACAAAGTCACCCTGCGTAAATTTGAGGCGAGATCATGGTTAACGAGTATGAATCTCTATAACACACACCAAACACATAAcccatttataactccactgaTGTCTATGGCATACTAAAACCTCAATCCACTACACAGAgttagaaacaaaaataaaacaaggaaCCTCAGTTATCTTCTTCTGTTTCAACTTGAGGTTTATTTAATTGTGGCTAATGGGTTCAGGACAATCTGTAACACTGTTAACACATTGAAACAGGGCATGTGTTTGAGGTCATAGCAAGATGAACTAAAAGAGAAATTAATAATTGCTTTCAGTAATGTTTTAGTTCCTATCTTGCTTTGACCTCAACCAGTTGGGCTTTTACATCACGTGTAATTAGCATATGACCTATTCACTTTCTCATTGTTAATTGGAAATCCCCGATGCAACCACTCACCTCGATTGTGAGATACTTAGAGCTTCACACAA
This portion of the Rosa chinensis cultivar Old Blush chromosome 1, RchiOBHm-V2, whole genome shotgun sequence genome encodes:
- the LOC112182197 gene encoding NAC domain-containing protein 71 isoform X1 codes for the protein MMSKMKSTKIIPEIDLCKYEPAELPAALLGTETEAHDMEWFFFTRKAYKYNKSSRSNRRTKKGYWKITGNERGITARRSKSVIGKKRTLTFYQGRAPKSKKTSWVIHGHYLPGDGVASYPKQAQGDFVICLLKIRSDKKDSPVSNEGEARSTSVSEMNQEGNEKLLFHQPQPLDDCCSSALQSPVSQELEAVLQTNVTNDDCNELQSPFGDSYSYLLDGNEVSTCDEDETVYDVFPKLRDLPEQNLDSLFGPH
- the LOC112182197 gene encoding NAC domain-containing protein 96 isoform X2, giving the protein MEWFFFTRKAYKYNKSSRSNRRTKKGYWKITGNERGITARRSKSVIGKKRTLTFYQGRAPKSKKTSWVIHGHYLPGDGVASYPKQAQGDFVICLLKIRSDKKDSPVSNEGEARSTSVSEMNQEGNEKLLFHQPQPLDDCCSSALQSPVSQELEAVLQTNVTNDDCNELQSPFGDSYSYLLDGNEVSTCDEDETVYDVFPKLRDLPEQNLDSLFGPH